The following are encoded together in the Oreochromis niloticus isolate F11D_XX linkage group LG12, O_niloticus_UMD_NMBU, whole genome shotgun sequence genome:
- the osbp2b gene encoding oxysterol-binding protein 2 isoform X3, whose protein sequence is MKGRSCWESGTIRSLCNSGCLSSLNQDDSGDEEPTSQSDRSEIQGTLKILISKLDDLSTCNDLIAKHGAALQRSLSELEGLKVPVEGGEKIKAVNERATLFRITSNAMINACRDFLDLAETHSRRWQRALQYEREQRTHLEETIEQLAKQHNSLERAWREAPTLVSSAPSAPTTNKGSERSRKEEASDEDEDTEYFDAMEDSPAFITVTASESTQHRRSQSNLSGASGGQPGDWNQDDHMSPSCNDVSGKELQPRRQRRTHIPDKPNYSLNLWSIMKNCIGKELSKIPMPVNFNEPLSMLQRLTEDLEYHELLDKAARCDSSLEQMCLVAAFSVSSYSTTVHRTAKPFNPLLGETYELDRLEEFGYRSVCEQVSHHPPAAAHHVISQRGWTLWQEITIASKFRGKYLSIMPLGTIHLQFHASGNHYVWRKVTSTVHNIIVGKLWIDQSGDIEIVNHRTKETCQLKFSPYSYFSRDVPRKVTGVVADSGGQAHYILSGTWDEKMESAKIVQSSRGGSGSEGKQKMVYQTLSPKLLWKKYPLPENAENMYYFSTLALTLNELEDGVAMTDSRLRPDQRLMEDGRWDEANSEKQRLEEKQRAVRRRREAEASDALDEECDYDSGREYEGYQPLWFYQRRDSVTGETSFVYKGGYWEAKERQDWSLCPDIF, encoded by the exons ATGACTCAGGGGACGAGGAGCCCACGTCCCAGTCAGACCGCAGCGAGATCCAGGGCACCCTGAAGATACTTATCAGCAAGCTCGATGACCTCAGCACGTGTAATGACCTGATCGCCAAGCACGGGGCAGCCCTGCAGCGCTCCCTGAGTGAACTCGAAGGCCTGAAAGTCCCTGTGGAGGGAGGAGAAAAAATCAAGGCAGTCAACGAGCGAGCCACCCTCTTCCGCATCACTTCCAATGCTATGATCAAT GCGTGTCGAGACTTTTTGGACCTAGCCGAGACTCACAGTAGGAGATGGCAGCGGGCTCTGCAGTATGAGCGAGAGCAGCGTACCCATCTAGAGGAGACCATTGAGCAGCTAGCCAAGCAGCATAACAGCCTGGAGCGAGCGTGGAGAGAAGCACCCACGCTTGTTTCCAGCGCACCCAGTGCCCCTACCACCAACAAGG GGAGTGAGAGGTCGCGGAAAGAGGAGGCAAGTGATGAAGATGAGGATACTGAGTACTTTGATGCCATGGAGGATTCCCCTGCGTTTATCACAGTGACTGCCAGTGAGAGCACGCAGCACAG GCGATCTCAGAGTAATTTGAGCGGAGCGAGCGGAGGCCAGCCCGGTGACTGGAACCAGGACGACCAT ATGTCTCCAAGCTGTAACGATGTGTCAGGAAAGGAGCTTCAGCCGCGCAGACAAAGGCGGACTCATATCCCAGACAAACCCAATTACTCCCTCAATTTGTGGAGCATCATGAAGAACTGCATCGGCAAGGAGCTTTCTAAAATCCCCATGCCT GTAAACTTTAATGAGCCTCTGTCGATGCTGCAGCGCCTCACCGAGGACCTGGAGTATCACGAGCTTCTAGACAAGGCGGCCCGCTGCGACTCCTCACTAGAACAGATGTGCCTGGTCGCTGCCTTTTCTGTCTCTTCCTACTCAACCACGGTCCATCGGACAGCCAAGCCCTTCAACCCCCTCCTGGGCGAAACGTACGAGCTTGATCGCTTGGAGGAATTTGGCTACCGCTCGGTGTGTGAGCAG GTGAGCCATCACCCACCTGCAGCTGCACATCATGTGATTTCCCAAAGAGGCTGGACCTTATGGCAGGAAATCACCATCGCCAGCAAGTTCCGTGGCAAATACCTCTCCATAATGCCTCTGG GTACCATTCACCTGCAGTTCCACGCCAGCGGGAACCACTATGTGTGGAGAAAGGTCACCTCCACAGTGCACAACATCATTGTGGGCAAGCTGTGGATTGACCAG tcGGGAGACATTGAGATTGTGAATCACAGGACCAAGGAGACCTGCCAGCTCAAGTTCTCTCCCTACAGTTATTTCTCCAGGGATGTTCCACGCAAG GTGACAGGTGTGGTGGCAGACAGCGGGGGCCAGGCTCACTACATCCTCTCCGGTACGTGGGATGAGAAAATGGAAAGTGCCAAGATCGTTCAGAGCAGCCGAGGAGGCAGCGGGTCAGAGGGCAAGCAGAAGATGGTCTACCAGACTTTGTCCCCCAAACTGCTGTGGAAGAAATACCCTCTCCC GGAGAACGCTGAGAACATGTACTACTTCTCAACTCTGGCACTGACCTTAAATGAGCTGGAGGATGGAGTGGCAATGACCGACAGCCGCCTGAGACCAGACCAGAGGCTGATGGAGGACGGGCGATGGGATGAAGCAAACTCCGAAAAACAGAGGCTAGAGGAGAAACAAAGAGCAGTGAGAAGGAGGAGGGAAGCAGAGGCCTCAGATGCTCTGGATGAAG AGTGTGATTATGACTCTG GTAGAGAATATGAAGGGTACCAGCCATTGTGGTTTTACCAGAGGAGGGACTCAGTTACTGGAGAGACAAGCTTTGTGTACAAGGGGGGTTACTGGGAGGCAAAGGAGAGACAGGACTGGAGCCTGTGTCCTGACATCTTCTAA